In Trachemys scripta elegans isolate TJP31775 unplaced genomic scaffold, CAS_Tse_1.0 scaffold_109, whole genome shotgun sequence, a genomic segment contains:
- the LOC117870242 gene encoding lysozyme C-like, translating to MKPLLLLGLPLLLVLLAATTPGCQGIIIPRCQLVRILRRHGLEGFVRKTVADWVCLAKHESNYNTRAINRNKDGSTDYGIFQINSKYWCADGRTPGATNGCRIACSKLIDDNIADDIKCAKLIAKQARGLTPWVAWKKRCRGKDLRPYVRGC from the exons ATGAAGCCGCTGCTGCTCCTCGGGCTCCCGCTTCTCCTCGTCCTGCTGGCCGCGACGACCCCCGGCTGCCAGGGCATCATCATTCCCCGGTGCCAGCTGGTCCGGATCCTCCGGCGGCACGGGCTGGAGGGCTTCGTCAGGAAAACGGTGGCTGATT GGGTCTGCCTGGCAAAGCACGAGAGCAATTACAACACCAGGGCCATCAACCGCAACAAGGACGGCAGCACGGACTACGGGATCTTTCAGATCAACAGCAAGTACTGGTGCGCCGACGGGCGGACGCCGGGGGCCACCAACGGCTGCCGCATCGCCTGCAGCA agcTCATAGATGACAATATCGCGGACGACATCAAATGCGCTAAGCTCATCGCAAAGCAGGCACGTGGCCTCACGCCCTG GGTCGCGTGGAAGAAGCGCTGCAGGGGGAAGGATTTGAGGCCGTACGTCAGGGGATGCTAG